A stretch of Lactuca sativa cultivar Salinas chromosome 6, Lsat_Salinas_v11, whole genome shotgun sequence DNA encodes these proteins:
- the LOC111901195 gene encoding vacuolar protein sorting-associated protein 53 A-like: MEKSSTLDYINQMFPIEASLSGVEPLMQKVHNEIRVVDTEILAAVRQQSNSGTKAKEDLAAATRVVQELMYKVREIKTKAEQSETMVQEICRDIKKLDFAKKHITTKITALHRLNMLVSAIEQLQVMASKRQYKEASAQLELRYRERDRGKQFVAAFNRCLDRGKQFVPLKGYDSHHITEEHLSGKIISRFVLLCAFETARDAGALREPKDKLEK, translated from the exons ATGGAGAAGTCGAGTACTTTGGACTACATCAACCAAATGTTCCCTATAG AAGCATCTTTATCAGGTGTGGAGCCACTGATGCAAAAAGTACACAATGAGATACGTGTTGTGGATACAGAAATTCTTGCTGCTGTCCGTCAACAG AGTAATTCAGGTACAAAGGCAAAGGAGGATTTGGCTGCAGCTACACGTGTTGTTCAG GAACTCATGTATAAAGTTAGAGAAATTAAAACCAAAGCTGAACAAAGTGAAACAATGGTTCAGGAAATATGTCGTGACATCAAAAAGCTGGATTTTGCAAAAAAACACATAACAACTAAAATCACTGCCCTCCATCGTCTTAATATGCTTG TGTCTGCCATCGAACAACTTCAAGTAATGGCTTCAAAACGACAATATAAAGAGGCTTCTGCACAGTTAGAG CTTAGGTATAGGGAAAGAGACAGAGGAAAGCAGTTTGTTGCAGCATTTAACAGATGCTTGGACAGAGGAAAGCAGTTTGTGCCTTTGAAGGGGTATGATTCTCATCACATCACTGAAGAACATCTAAGTGGCAAAATAATATCACGTTTTGTTCTTCTTTGTGCCTTCGAAACTGCAAGAGATGCTGGAGCACTTAGAGAACCTAAGGACAAACTGGAGAAGTGA